DNA sequence from the Candidatus Kryptoniota bacterium genome:
TGTATTCGGTCCCAGGGTATAACATCGCGTCTTGTCGTAGAAAGAAACTTATAAAGTGTTTTGGGCGTGCTCCCACCTGAAAGGGCAAGCGAGAAGACGCCCTCCTTCGAAACGACTTCATGGATTATCTCGACAATACGATCCGCGGCGGCGGCGCTGAGATCTTCCAGGTTCCGGAATGATTTTATTTCGCCGTTCAGACCGTGCACCACTTACCTCCCCCAAGGAGGCGCTCCGCCACTTCGGGTCCCCAAGTGCCTGATGCATATTTGTTGACCTCGAACTTGTTGCCGAGGAGTGGGGTATAGATTTCCCAGGACGCCTCGACCTCGTCGGCGCGGACAAAGAGCGTCTGGTCTCCTTTGAGAATGTCCTGCAGGAGGGTTTCGTACGCGTCGGGAAGTTTCCCGAAAATGTCGGCGTACTGGAAATGAAGTCTCTGTGTCGAAAGCCTGAACGGATCGCCCGGTTCCTTCACCTTGAATAGGAGATCGAATCCTTCGTTTGGCTGGAGCGTCATGACTAACTCGTTTGCCTTGATATCCTGGATTGAGAATTGTCTGAAGATTGAAACGGGGGGGCGTCTGAAAGTGATCGCCACTTCCGTGACTCCTTTAAACAGTCGTTTACCTGTACGAAGTATGAACGGAACGCCTTGCCATCTCCAGTTCGAGATGTTCACCTTCAGCGCCACGAATGTTTCAGTTCGCGATTCTCCGGATATGCCCTCTTCCTCAGAATAACCGACGACCTCTTTTCCATCGACTGCACCTCGCGAATATTGTCCATAGATGACGTCATCGTTTGAAATCGGGGACACGGATCGGAGGACTTTTACTTTCTCGTGTCTGACAGCTTCAGCCTCGAAAGCCGTGGGAACTTCCATCGCAACGAGAGTCATGATTTGTGTCAGGTGATTTTGAATCATGTCGCGGAGCGCGCCGACTTTGTCGTAGTATCCCGCCCGGTGTCCCAGACCGACAGTCTCGGCCACTGTGATTTCCACTCTCTCGATCCTATCTCTATTCCAGAGCGATTCAAACATCGCGTTGCTGAATCTGAACGCAAGTAGATTCTGCACGGTTTCTTTTCCGAGGTAGTGATCGATCCTGTAGATTTGCGACTCGTTGAAATAACTGTGGACAAGCTGGTTCAGCTCGCGGGCAGTTTTCAGATCCTGACCAAATGGTTTCTCCACGACCATTTTGACGTCACCTGCGCTCTTGTTCAGGCCGACCTCGCCTATATTTCTTATGGCAACGGGAAAAACCGAGGGTGGCACAGCCAGGTAAAAGACTCTATTGCCGGGGAGATTCATCTGTTTCTCGAGCTCCTGCACTCGATCAGCAAGTCCTTTGTACTCTTCAAGGCTTCCACCACCGACGGAGTGATAGTGCATCCAGCTGAAATCGTCTCCCAGCGTATTCAAGTTCACCCCTTCGTCCTCGAGGGAGCGGGCGACGAAATCGCGGTAGGTCGCATCATTGTGTTTCCTTCCTGTCCCCGCCCCGATGAGATAGAATTCGGAGAGATTCTTTTCGCGCAATCTACAAATAGCCGGGAGGAGTTTTCGTCGCGCTAGATCGCCCGTCCCTCCAACAATTACAAGCAAATACGGGGGTACTTTTTTGCCGTTCATTTTATGTCCTCATTAATTGCCGCCCGACGATTCAAGTTCAGATCCTTCACCTTTCAAAGTCCCGTAAGCGTATCATGATAACAATTTGAACATCCCTCACGTTCCTCTCGTGCTCGAAATGGATTTGTCAAACGACTTCCACACAAAAATCTTTCTCCTCCCATTTACCTGGTTCCGTCCAAAAGAACGTGAAGAAGATCTTCGTTCCCTTCTTGAGTCTGGAGATATCCAGGTCGACTGTGAAAAGTCCTACACCTGAATCCGTGGTCGATGAATCGATTACTTTCTTCCACTTGTCGGGACTCCAACGAACCATTGCGGGCGCAAGCACTTCTATTCTGAGCTTTAAGCCGGCAGCGATAGATTTGATCTTATGATTGAATCGCCATGAGCCGAAAGCTGCGGGGTGATTCTCTTCCACATATCGTTTGAAAGTCTGAGGAGGCATATCAAATACTGTCCCTTCTTCCAGGGAGCGTACAAGTTTAAGGTATTCAGCGTGCGCCCACACAAGCGGCATTGCCGAGCCTGAAGGCTTCCCGAAAAAGAGTTCCTTATCCGGAATGTCGGCGGAGTCCCAAATCTGTTCAGGCGGCATCCCACCGTCGCCGGCGAATGATCCCATCGCAGCAAGCAATTTCCTGGCGCCCGATATCCTTCCCGCTGCGAGTTCGTAATGAGCCCGCTCGCCCGTAAGGAGCGGCCAGGCCCTGCCGATTCCGGTTCCGTCGAACGGACTGCCATCCTCGTGTTCGCCATATCCATCATCGTTATACCTATGCCAGCAAGGGCCCCTCGGAGTTTCCACACGGAGGGTGTAGTCTATCGCCTTTACAGTATCGACCAGACGCGGGTCACGCGCACTCCTAAGTCCCATACGCACAAGTGCGAGAGCATCGGGACTGATAACGTGCGCGGCATCTACGTTGGCTTCAGACGGAGGGCGATTCTTGATCGGGACGAAGCCGTCCTTTGGCGAACCCGCATCGGCAACATCGGCAGGCGCGACGCGTACATAATACCCATCGACCTCCAAACGCTTTGCGAAATCAGTATTGGAAACGTATATCCATTTTTCTATGTTCGAGTTCCAGGTGCCTGCTGTTTCCAGCAAGTATCGCGCCAGTCTCACATCTTTGAACCTGCGGGAATGTTCAGCTGCAACGACGAGTGCCGCAATCTCGGCGGCTAGAGTAAACGGCGTGTAACCCGGATCTTCTTCCCAACGATCCTCCTGGCTCACAGGTCCGTTTCTGAGGATGAACCCGGCCGCCTTCTTCATCATCGGCCAGAATCTCCGGAGGTCTGAAAGAGAGATCGCATTCTTCCGGAAGGCGAGGTCGACGAGAAGAATCGGAAGCGCCGACTCGTCCATCTGAACTCCGTCCCAGTACTTTCTTCCATCAGTCCACATATTCTGCGGCCAGTGTCCATCGTCTTCCTGAGTGGCCTCAAGATATTTCAGCGCGGTTCTGACTTCGTAGTTTGCGTTGATCGCGAGGAATCCACCTGCCGCCTCCGCCATATCGCGCGGCCAGATAAGATGGTAGCCTCCGAGGTCGTCATCACCTTTCGATGATCCCCACGGTACTGACAGGCTCGCGATTATGCCGCCGGAAATTGAATAGCCTGAATGCGACTTCAGAACGGATTTGCTTACAGCGTGAAGATCATTTTTCTTTTTTGGACACCAGGTATCTTTGGTCCAATCGCTCCAGAATTTCAGGTAATCCTTAAGGAGACTTTCGAAGTCCTCGAACAGCGAAACCGAAGCCTGATGTGCCGCTTCTTCGGGAGTCTTTCCGAACCCGAGGGCCAGAACAAATTCACCTCCCGACGAATCAATATCTATCTCGGCGACAAGCGCCACATTTCCGTTCTCCGCGCGATCGTAACAAGTGGTCAGCTTAGCGTTCGCCCGAAGGTCCAGCCACCCGTCAGAGAAGCCGACGAATCCCGCCGAGATATCATTCAGGGAGACCGAGGCAAGGAGTGAAAGCGCGGACTCGTCCCGGGACGCCATTAGTGCGGGGCGACCTTTGTAGTCGCCTCTCCACGCCGTGTTCCCTCCGCCTCTGTTTGAAATGTGCGGTGCAAGCAGGACGTAAACGTGGTAGTTCGATCTTGGTTCTTTCGCGACGCTGAACTTTATGTGCTGAAGTACGACGGCGCGATGAGGATCAGTTATGATTTTCTTTTGAATAACAAATCTGCCCGAAAGACACGTGTTCGTGAGCTGGTACGCCGGGAAACTGCCGGAGATCGACTCGACTCTGTGTTCCGTATTTCTCTTTTCTTCTGAAAAAAATCCGTCATCGCAAGTGACTATCAGCTCCATGTCACGAATCATGGCGACATCCAAACGAGGATAGTATACTTCGTTGAGAATGCCGTGGGATATCGTGAACCACACCGGGCTCAGACCGGCATGTGCGGTTCCGACACCGTTTTTCGCGCTTGAAGTCCATCTCCCCTCAATCCCTGGCCATCCCGGCGCGTTTTCTAATCTGACCAATACAATCCCATATCTTATCCTGAAACAATTTATCTAAACCGAGTCAAAATCGACAAGGTATTTTAGATTAAAAATGATTCATGACGATATCCGTCCCACTTGAATTGATTGATTTTAAAGCAGAGCTGTACGATCCCGAAAATGGGAATGGAAAGGATCTAATGTCTCTTTAAGATCGGCACCATAAGGATGCCAGCCGCGAATCCTCCGACATGTGCCCACCACGCGATTCCGCCCGAAGTATCGAGTCCCCACGATTGAAGTCCGCTCACGAACTGTAACACAAACCATATTCCGATAAAGATAACCGCATACATTTCGATTATATCGAAGAAAAAGAAAATGAAAATGAATGTAACTACTTTTGCTTTCGGAAACATGACAAGATAAGCGCCGAGAACTCCGGAGATCGCCCCGCTGGCCCCGATCGTCGGCGCGGAAGACGAAGAGGACACAAATGCCTGTAGTGCCGACGCGGCAAGCCCGCTCAAGATGTAGAAGACGAAATAATTGCCATGGCCTAGCTTATCCTCGACATTGTCCCCGAATATAAATAGGAACCACATATTCCCGATTATGTGCATCCATCCACTGTGGAGGAACATGGACGAAAAGAAGGGGAAGTACCTCATAAAAATGTGAGTGTGGCTGCCTGCCAACTCAAAGAATCTTGCCGGTACAAGTCCGTATTTTAAGAAGAAGACATCAAGCTTGGGTCCGAGCGAAAGCTCGTAAAAGAACACTGCGACGTTCGCGGCAATCAGAAGATAATTGACAATCGGAAATGTACGTGAAGGGTTCCTGTCCTTCAGAGGAAGCATTTAGATCTCTTCGGACTTGTAGAGCCTGTTCAGTACGGTTGCTGGATGCACGACCTTCAGCGGGAGGCCGCGCTGTTTGATCCCGGCATCGATTTGTGCAAGACACCCCGGATTTCCCGTTATCACGATTTCGGCACCGCTGGCAATAATATTTTCCATTTTCCGCTCGAGAAGTTTTGCCGCGTCTTCATACCGAACAATATTATAGATTCCCGCGCTTCCGCAACACCATGTGGACTCGTTCAGCTCGCAAATATTTGTCCCGGCCAGCTGGCTCACGATCGCGTTCGGTTCCTTGCTGACCTTCTGGGAATGCACGAGATGACAGGCTTCATGATACACAGTCTTCTTTCCGATGGCCCGTTGGGGTATCTCGTAACCCGTCTTGAAAAGGAATTCTGAGAAGTCAAGAACTTTAGAACTGAATCGCGCGGCCTTCTGTGAGAATTCCGGATCATCCGATAAGAGCGAGGCGTATCCCTTCATGAAGGCACCGCAGCCGGCGGAATTGATCACGTAATACAACGCCCCGGTCTCTTCAAACACCTTTATGTTTTCCCTCGCAAGCCGCTTCGGCAATTCTGAATCGCCGTAGTGGCCGCTGAGCGAGCCGCAGCAAACCTGCTTCCGCGGTATTACGACTTTCCAGTTGTTCCTGACCAGAACCTCCACCGTATCTACGTTGATGTCTGAATAGAAGACATCCATGACGCAACCGGTCAGAACAGCGACTGTTCCCCTGGAATTGCCCTGAGACTCGATAGTCTCGGGTAATGTAGCCCTGGCACTTCTCCTTGAAATGCGCGGCATCAGAAGGGCACGAGCGTAAAGATTGCTTGACAATTTTCGAAGCAGAACAAGGACACCTTTTTCAATTCCGGATATTTGATACACTCTAAGCAGTCCGGCGACAAACTTGAGTACGGGGCGCTTAGAGACGATGTACCGGAGAATGAACTTTTTAAGAGTGAGGGGCCTGTTTTCATCTACGAGGACCCGGGCGGACTCGACCAGTTCACCGTATTTGACTCCCGCGGGACACGCTGTTTCACATGCCTGACAGTCCAGACAGAAATTCATTTCCTCGGCAAACTCGTGCGACACCGGGAGAGCCCCCTCCATCACGCTTTTCATGAGCCTGATCCTCCCCCGCGGCGAACTCTTCTCCATTCCCGTGAGCGCATAGGTCGGGCAAACCGGAAGACACAATCCGCAATGCATGCACTGTGTAAGAAGATCGTCCGGAATGCGCGGCGTCAAAAATACGCCTCCGAAGGATTGTCCATGTTTCGGGTTGCCTTTTCGATTTGCTCGCGACTCCTTGGTAGCGCACCTTCACAGCGAGGTTCAACCGAGATGATCTTTCCGGGATTGAGAATCAGATTCGGATCGAGCATTCTCTTTGTGGTCTTCAGCAACTCTATGTACGGCGAATCGTACAACTCCTCGAGAAACGCCTTCTTGGCGAGACCGACGCCGTGTTCACCGGTGATCGTGCCGCCGAGCTCAACAGCCTTAGCAAATAGTTTCCTGAAAACTTCTTTTACCTTTTCTATTTCCTTTTTGTCTCTCTCGTCTGTCAACCCCGTCGGATGGAGGTTCCCATCGCCGGCGTGCCCGAAAGTCCCGATTTGCACGGCATGCTTCTTTGCGGTCTCATTTATGAAGTCCACCATAACCGGCACTTCGCTTCGCGGCACCGTTACATCTTCGAGAATAGTAGTCGGACGGATTCTCGCGAGTGCCGCAAAAGCCGACTTTCGCGCGGCCTTTAGCCGTGCCGCCTCCGCATTGTCCGTGGCAGCTCTTACCGTTACCGCTCCCGCACTTTTACAAATCTGAGCGATCGCGGATGCGTCCTCATCAACAACTGCGCGAGGCCCATCCACCTCGATCAAGAGCACAGCTCCCGAGTTCTTGTCCATGCCGAGGTGGGAGAAATCTTCAACAGCGCGGATCGTTGGGTTATCGAGAAATTCCAACATCGCGGGCATGATCCTCGCAGATATGATCGCCGATACTGTCTCGGCCGCTCGCCCGATCGAATCGTAAAATGCCAGGAATGTCTTGCTCGCCGAAGGTATCGGTATAAGCTTCAGAAGAATTTTCGTGAACACACAAAGTGTCCCCTCAGATCCGACCAAGACGTCTTTCAAGTTATACCCCGCGACGTCCTTGGTATTCTTCCCGCCTATATGCATGACGTCGCCGTTCGGCATCACCGCCTCGAAGCCGAGCACATAGTTCTTCGTGACGCCATATTTGAGACCTCTCAACCCGCCGGCGTTTTCCGCCACATTTCCTCCGATAGTGCAGATCTGAGAACTTCCGGGATCGGGTGGATAGAAGAATTTCATCGATTCAACCTGCGATTGGAATCTTCCCGTAATCACACCGGGTTCAACCCAGGCGGTGAGATTGTCGGGATCGATTTGAATAATCTTGTCCCATTTGTTCATAAGGATAATAACAGAGTTCTCGGAAGGTATGGAGCCGCCGCTCAAACCGGTACCCGATCCTCGCGGAATAACGGCGAACCTTTCTTCGTTCGCGAGCTTCATCAACCGGCTCAACTGTTCCACATTAGTCGGGATCAGTATTGCATCGGGAAGCGCCCCGAGCAGTGCAGTTCCATCATATGAGTATGCAATTCTGTGTTCCGGGGAATCGAGAAAGTTCGACTCGCCGAAGATCTCTTTCAATTTTTTCTTTAATGCTTCAGTAATCATTTTCTATTCCCTGCTGAAATTTAATTACAACAGGCTCACAGTTCACAAAAGAAAAGTGCAATCTCATATTGATTGGCGATGATATTGCGCGCGCCCGAAGACATTTCGTCCGATTTTCTGCAAATGCGACATTCCGCGATAGACAGCGAGAGTTTTGCCCGTCGACACCGGATGCTTACATTACCAGCAAATGAGAATTGCTGTAACAGGCTCGACGGGATTCATTGGGAAAGGACTAGTGAAGCGCCTGTCCGAAAGTGGTCACGAGATAATTGCGCTTACCAGGAACACAAATCGCGCGATGAAAGTCTTAGGTGCAAGAGTTCGATGCGCAGAATTCCCCGGAGACAATCCGGAGAGAGCTGCCGCCGTGCTCGAAGGCATCGACACGATTGTGAACCTGGCAGGCGAAAACATCGGCTCCTTTCTCTGGACTAAACGTAAGAGAGGAAAGATAATTGATAGCCGCGTTCGCATCGGTCGGTTTATCACTGAGATTATTCGGATCATGAGGAATCCGCCTGAGGTTCTTGTCCAGGCCTCCGCGGTCGGTTACTACGGATCAAGAGGCGATTCGATTCTCACCGAGACTTCAGACAAGGGATCGGGATTTCTTCCAAAGGTCGTAACGGAGTGGGAAGGTTCAGTTGCCGAAGTTGAGTCGCTCGGTGTCAGGACTGTTATCATGAGGAGCGGTGTGGTGATTTCTCCGGATGGCGGAGCATTCCCGAAATTGTCTCTACCTTACAGGCTGGGCGTCGGTACGCTCCTTGGTTCGGGAATCCAATGGCTGCCCTGGATTTATTTTGAAGATGAAATCCGTGCCGTCATTTTCCTCCTGTTGACAAAGAAGTGTTCGGGGACATACAATCTTGTCGCGCCGAACCCCGAACGGATGAGTGAGATCTGCAGAAGGCTCGGCCCGACGCGTCTGTCAATTCCACCGGCGATTCTCCGGTTTGTACTTGGAGACATGGGTAACGAGACAATTCTCACTAGTCAGCGTGTCCTTCCTGAAAGACTGACTGCGGAGGGATTCGTTTTTCAGTTCCCGAGGATAGCTGACATTCCAGCCATGGTTTTTAATAGGAAAACGGATTCACCCCCCCTCCAATAATACACCCGTTGCCTTTCAAACCCGGCAAATGCAGTTGAACGGGACGGTATTCGTGAGTTATTTTGTGATCGAGTCCTGAAGCGGGATCGGGCTTCCTCATAGATGAGAGTTGCTTCCTTTGTACTCGTGGGCTGCGTGTAATATATCGAGAAAGGGTCGTTATGCGTGAAAGGATTTCTGTATCCGTCGGAGCTGTTCAAAGAACATTACTTCTTCCATTGTGGGGGCGAGCCGTGGAGACACGCAGTCCTCACCCTCTTCTCATCGACAAGACGGCAGAGGTAATCGTTGAGAATATCGACTACGATTTTGTGCAGCAAGCCAGGAATCTCAGGAACACGACGAGAAACGCATGGATCATCCGCGCTATATATATGGATTCCGTTATACGAGATTTCCTCTTGAGCCATCCTTACGCGACTGTTGTGAATCTCGGGTGCGGACTGGATACTACCTTCGAACGAGTGGACAACGGAAAGATCATGTGGTACGATCTCGACTTGCCTGACGTGATCGAATTACGACGAAAATTTATACCGGAATCCGAACGACGAATTTTCATCCCTTCGTCATTACTGGAAGAATCATGGCTGAACTGTCTGGTTGTCCG
Encoded proteins:
- a CDS encoding FAD-linked oxidase C-terminal domain-containing protein — its product is MITEALKKKLKEIFGESNFLDSPEHRIAYSYDGTALLGALPDAILIPTNVEQLSRLMKLANEERFAVIPRGSGTGLSGGSIPSENSVIILMNKWDKIIQIDPDNLTAWVEPGVITGRFQSQVESMKFFYPPDPGSSQICTIGGNVAENAGGLRGLKYGVTKNYVLGFEAVMPNGDVMHIGGKNTKDVAGYNLKDVLVGSEGTLCVFTKILLKLIPIPSASKTFLAFYDSIGRAAETVSAIISARIMPAMLEFLDNPTIRAVEDFSHLGMDKNSGAVLLIEVDGPRAVVDEDASAIAQICKSAGAVTVRAATDNAEAARLKAARKSAFAALARIRPTTILEDVTVPRSEVPVMVDFINETAKKHAVQIGTFGHAGDGNLHPTGLTDERDKKEIEKVKEVFRKLFAKAVELGGTITGEHGVGLAKKAFLEELYDSPYIELLKTTKRMLDPNLILNPGKIISVEPRCEGALPRSREQIEKATRNMDNPSEAYF
- a CDS encoding (Fe-S)-binding protein, with the protein product MTPRIPDDLLTQCMHCGLCLPVCPTYALTGMEKSSPRGRIRLMKSVMEGALPVSHEFAEEMNFCLDCQACETACPAGVKYGELVESARVLVDENRPLTLKKFILRYIVSKRPVLKFVAGLLRVYQISGIEKGVLVLLRKLSSNLYARALLMPRISRRSARATLPETIESQGNSRGTVAVLTGCVMDVFYSDINVDTVEVLVRNNWKVVIPRKQVCCGSLSGHYGDSELPKRLARENIKVFEETGALYYVINSAGCGAFMKGYASLLSDDPEFSQKAARFSSKVLDFSEFLFKTGYEIPQRAIGKKTVYHEACHLVHSQKVSKEPNAIVSQLAGTNICELNESTWCCGSAGIYNIVRYEDAAKLLERKMENIIASGAEIVITGNPGCLAQIDAGIKQRGLPLKVVHPATVLNRLYKSEEI
- a CDS encoding glycoside hydrolase family 15 protein is translated as MVRLENAPGWPGIEGRWTSSAKNGVGTAHAGLSPVWFTISHGILNEVYYPRLDVAMIRDMELIVTCDDGFFSEEKRNTEHRVESISGSFPAYQLTNTCLSGRFVIQKKIITDPHRAVVLQHIKFSVAKEPRSNYHVYVLLAPHISNRGGGNTAWRGDYKGRPALMASRDESALSLLASVSLNDISAGFVGFSDGWLDLRANAKLTTCYDRAENGNVALVAEIDIDSSGGEFVLALGFGKTPEEAAHQASVSLFEDFESLLKDYLKFWSDWTKDTWCPKKKNDLHAVSKSVLKSHSGYSISGGIIASLSVPWGSSKGDDDLGGYHLIWPRDMAEAAGGFLAINANYEVRTALKYLEATQEDDGHWPQNMWTDGRKYWDGVQMDESALPILLVDLAFRKNAISLSDLRRFWPMMKKAAGFILRNGPVSQEDRWEEDPGYTPFTLAAEIAALVVAAEHSRRFKDVRLARYLLETAGTWNSNIEKWIYVSNTDFAKRLEVDGYYVRVAPADVADAGSPKDGFVPIKNRPPSEANVDAAHVISPDALALVRMGLRSARDPRLVDTVKAIDYTLRVETPRGPCWHRYNDDGYGEHEDGSPFDGTGIGRAWPLLTGERAHYELAAGRISGARKLLAAMGSFAGDGGMPPEQIWDSADIPDKELFFGKPSGSAMPLVWAHAEYLKLVRSLEEGTVFDMPPQTFKRYVEENHPAAFGSWRFNHKIKSIAAGLKLRIEVLAPAMVRWSPDKWKKVIDSSTTDSGVGLFTVDLDISRLKKGTKIFFTFFWTEPGKWEEKDFCVEVV
- a CDS encoding rhomboid family intramembrane serine protease, which translates into the protein MLPLKDRNPSRTFPIVNYLLIAANVAVFFYELSLGPKLDVFFLKYGLVPARFFELAGSHTHIFMRYFPFFSSMFLHSGWMHIIGNMWFLFIFGDNVEDKLGHGNYFVFYILSGLAASALQAFVSSSSSAPTIGASGAISGVLGAYLVMFPKAKVVTFIFIFFFFDIIEMYAVIFIGIWFVLQFVSGLQSWGLDTSGGIAWWAHVGGFAAGILMVPILKRH
- a CDS encoding class I SAM-dependent methyltransferase yields the protein METRSPHPLLIDKTAEVIVENIDYDFVQQARNLRNTTRNAWIIRAIYMDSVIRDFLLSHPYATVVNLGCGLDTTFERVDNGKIMWYDLDLPDVIELRRKFIPESERRIFIPSSLLEESWLNCLVVRDNIIFMAAGVFYYLDGEDVRKFFRTLAARFPGGEIVFDISSTFGMKLANKVVIRDSGLDEGSFLRWGIDDLDEIRLWHEGLEIVESFPLFKGRKRLLEFPDKIGALFSDLLKVQSLIHIKFGAQE
- the zwf gene encoding glucose-6-phosphate dehydrogenase, with protein sequence MNGKKVPPYLLVIVGGTGDLARRKLLPAICRLREKNLSEFYLIGAGTGRKHNDATYRDFVARSLEDEGVNLNTLGDDFSWMHYHSVGGGSLEEYKGLADRVQELEKQMNLPGNRVFYLAVPPSVFPVAIRNIGEVGLNKSAGDVKMVVEKPFGQDLKTARELNQLVHSYFNESQIYRIDHYLGKETVQNLLAFRFSNAMFESLWNRDRIERVEITVAETVGLGHRAGYYDKVGALRDMIQNHLTQIMTLVAMEVPTAFEAEAVRHEKVKVLRSVSPISNDDVIYGQYSRGAVDGKEVVGYSEEEGISGESRTETFVALKVNISNWRWQGVPFILRTGKRLFKGVTEVAITFRRPPVSIFRQFSIQDIKANELVMTLQPNEGFDLLFKVKEPGDPFRLSTQRLHFQYADIFGKLPDAYETLLQDILKGDQTLFVRADEVEASWEIYTPLLGNKFEVNKYASGTWGPEVAERLLGGGKWCTV
- a CDS encoding TIGR01777 family oxidoreductase; translation: MRIAVTGSTGFIGKGLVKRLSESGHEIIALTRNTNRAMKVLGARVRCAEFPGDNPERAAAVLEGIDTIVNLAGENIGSFLWTKRKRGKIIDSRVRIGRFITEIIRIMRNPPEVLVQASAVGYYGSRGDSILTETSDKGSGFLPKVVTEWEGSVAEVESLGVRTVIMRSGVVISPDGGAFPKLSLPYRLGVGTLLGSGIQWLPWIYFEDEIRAVIFLLLTKKCSGTYNLVAPNPERMSEICRRLGPTRLSIPPAILRFVLGDMGNETILTSQRVLPERLTAEGFVFQFPRIADIPAMVFNRKTDSPPLQ